From the Deinococcus ruber genome, the window AATCTGTCAAGCTTAACTTTCTATTCAGCGTAAACCTTCCAGGAAAAGGGTGCATCAGCCGAGGTTTTCTCCTGCTGCCCACCAGATCGGCAACTTTGATCTGAAGAAATGTAAAATCTGTTTTTCTATTTTTTTTTGATCGGCATCCACTCTATCCTGAGGCCATGAGTGCGTTTCCCGACCTTCACCCCGAGACCCTGAGCGCGGCCCAGCGCACCGAACTGGAACTTCTGGCACGAGGGCGGCAGGATCGTTCGCGCACCATGCGCGAGCTGAATCAGCCTGAGACGCCGCTGGCAGCCCACGCGCTGCTGCTGCGGCTGGGCCTGTGGGATGAAAGCCGGGTGCCGTTTCCAGACCGCCTGGGCGTCGAGCTACAGACGCCGACGCTGGACGTGCCCGAACTGCCGCTCGAACCGCGCCTCGACCTGACCCACCTGCCCGCCCTCGCCATCGACGACGAAGGCAACCGCGACCCCGACGACGCCCTGAGTCTGGAAGTGCTGGAGGGCGGCATGCGGCGGCTGTGGGTGCATGTGGCCGATGTGGCCGCGCTCGTCACGCCAGACAGCCCGCTTGATCTGGAAGCACGCAGACGCGGCAGCACGCTGTATCTGCCAACGCATATCGTGGGTATGCTGCCTGACGCTCTGGTCGAGCGGCTGGGGCTGGGCCTGCGTCCCCAGAGTCCGGCCCTCAGCATCAGCATCGATTTCGACGCCTCCGGGCAGGCCGAGAGCGTGGACGTGCACCTGACGACGCTGAAGGTCGAGCGGGTCAGCTACGCGCAGGCACAGGCCCGGCTGGACGCGGGCGACCCGCTGCTCACCCAGCTTTTCGAGCTGGCAAAGAGCAGCCGCTCTCTGCGCGAGGCCGAAGGAGCCGTGACCATCAGCCTGCCGGAAGTGCTGCTGAAGGTGGTAGACGGCGACATCCGCATCACGCCGCTTCAGCCCTACGACACGCGCTTTATCGTGCAGGAGTGCATGACGCTGGCAGGCTGGGCCGCCGCCATCTTTGCCGACGACCTCGAACTGGCGCTGCCCTTTGCCACCCAGGACCCGCCCCACCGCGACTCGCCGCCCGGAAACAGCGTTCCCGCACAGTGGGCGCGGCGCAAAACCCTGTCGCGCACCCGCTTTCAGCCGAGGCTGGGGCCACACAGCGGCATGGGCCTGGATGCCTACGCGCAGGCCACCAGCCCCATGCGGCGGTATCTCGATCTGGTGGTGCATCAGCAGCTGCGGGCGGCAATTCTGGAGCAGGACACCCTGACCGGCAAGGACATCGCGGCGCGGGTGGCCGAGTCACAGATGAGTTCGGCATCGGTCCGCACGGCAGAGCGCGAGACGCGGCGACACTGGACGCTGGCCCTGATGAACCGCACGCCGCAGCGTGCCTACGAAGCCCTGGTGGTCGAGCGGCGCGGCCCCCAGGCCACCCTGCTGATTCCAGAACTGGCGCTCGACACGACCTTTACCACCCCGGCTCCGCTGGGCAGCGTGCTGCGGGTACAGACAGCGGGCGTAGATCTGGCAGCACAGACGGTGCGGGTGCGGGAAGTGACGGGATAGAAGGCGCCTGTGGCTTGTAGGAACGGCCCAGACATCCTGATTTGAGCAAGCTGCTCAGGTCTTTCCCCCAGGTAACACGCCACACGCTCCCCCTCCTAATTCATCGTTTTCGGGTCGCGGGCAGCCCAGCTCAGGCACACGCCGAAGCCGTCGCCCGAGTGGGTGGCCCACTGCGGCTCGACGCGGGCGTTCCAGCGCTGCGCCAGTGCCAGCACCAGCGGCAGGCCCAGCCCACTTCCACTGACGCCCTGAAGGCCAGGGCCGCGCTCGAAGGGCCGGGTCAGCCGCGCCCACTCGGTCATCAGCGGGCCGGGGCCACTGTCCCAGACCATCAGACTCAGCGGCGAGACGCGCACCACCACGCGGTCTCCACCGTATTTCAGTGCATTTTCCAGCAGATTCCTGAGCACCTGACGCACGCCCAGCGGCTCGGCCAGCACCATCATGTGCAGCGTCGAGGGCGGTAATTCCTCCAGCCGCGTTCCCGGCTGCGGCAGGGGGAGCGGCTCGATCATGCGCTGCCAGTCGAGCTGCTTGCCCAGCCGCGTCGCCAGTTCATACATCTCGGTGGTCACTTCGGCGGCCTGAAGGGTCAGGTCGGTGGGTTCCAGGTGCGCGGGGCGGTCGGTTTCGGCCAGCACCAGCAGCCCCTGCGCCAGCGACAGCAGCTCATCGACGCGCCCGCGCATGATCTCCAGACTGCGGCGGTAGTCGGCAGCCTCGCGGGGGCGTTCCAGCGCCAGTTCCAGCCGTCCCTGAAGGGCAGTCAGGGGCGTCCTCAGTTCGTGGGCGGCGGTGCGGGCAAAGCTGCGCTCCCGCTCGATGGTGGCCTCCAGATGGTCGAGCATGCTGTTCACCGTTCCGGTCAGGCGGGCCATCTCGTCGCTGCCCGGCGCGGCCCGCACCCGGCCCCGGTAGCTGCCGCTGTGGGTGATGGTCGCGGCGGTGCGGGCCACCTCGTCCACCGGCTTCAGGGCGCGGTCGGCCAGATAGTAGCCCGCCACGCACGCCAGCCCGATCATCAGGGCAGACCCGGCCAAGAGCACCTGAGCCAGCGTTTCCAGCAGCGCCGTCAGGGTATCGGAAGGCCGCGACACCTGAAGCAGCAGACCGCTTGGCAGCCGCTCGGTCAGAACGCGCCGCCCCTGCTGCGTGATCATTCCCAGCGACCGCTGAGCCGGGGGCAGCGGTGAACTCCCGGCGGGCGTGAGCATGCGTCCGGCCACGTCCAGTACACGCCCGTCTGCCGACAGCAGCTCTATGTTCAGCTCCGGCGGCGGCTGAAGTTCGTCCGAGAAACGCTCACCATCCGCGTCTTCCAGAATGCTGCCACGCGCCAGGCTGGCCGTCTCGTGCAGCGTCGTGTCGAGGGTGCGTGTCAGCGAACCGTGCGCCATCACATACACGCACCCTGCCCCCAGCAGCACGCTCAGCGAAAAGATCACCGCGTAGCCCAGCGTCAGCTTGAAGCGCAGGCTCAGACTGTTCCAGAGCGAATCGCTCCTGCCGGGCGGTGACTGCCGTGCCCCATGTGGCGTGGCCGCTGCCCTGGCTGGGTCTTTCCTGGCTGCCGTCACCGGGCCCCTCAGAAAACGTTTCATCTGTTCCCGCTCGCCCGTGTTCCTCGTTTCAGTAGATCCACCGCTGCATCACCATTCATGGGCCATCTTGCCCAGTCGGTAGCCCAGGCCACGCACCGTATCGATCAGTTCCTCGGCAGTTTTGCGGCGCAGCGTACTCACGTACACGTCGATCACCTTCGGTTCTACGCCGCTCTCGCCCGACCACAGCCGCTCGATGATGTCCTGGCGCGAGAAAGCCCGCCCAGGGTGCAGCGCCAGCAGTTCCAGCAGCGCAAACTCGCGGCGCGTCAGATCGGCCTGTACCGGGGCAGACGCGCCGCCCTCCTCCGAGGCGTGACCGTTCCAGACGGTGCGCCCGCCCAGATCCATCTGCCAGCCGCCCGGCAGACGCAGCACGTTGCGGGCCAGCCCACTGCTGCGCCGGAGCAGCGCCCGCACTCTGGCCCGCAGTTCGCGCAGGGCAAAGGGTTTACCCAGATAGTCGTCGCCGCCCGCGTCCAGTCCGGTGACGCGCTCTTCGATGTTGCTGCGGGCGCTGAGATACAGAATCGGTGTCTGTGTTCCCACGCCGCGCAGCTCGCGCCCCAGCACGTAGCCCGCGTCGGCTCCTTCGGGCAGCATCACATCCAGAATAATCAGGGCGTAGGGAAACAGCCGGGCCAGCGACGCGCCCTGACTGGCACTGGTTGCCACATCACAGGCGTACCCGTCCTCGCTCAGTCCTTCCTGAAGCAGCTCGGCGATATGGGGATCGTCTTCTACGATCAGCAGACGCATACGGCTCATTGTGCCGCACCAAGCACGCTCCGGCTATCCCTCCCCCGGTCATCCTGTCCTGTTCGCGGCTCCAGCATGAGAGTCAGCATGCACCCAGGAAGTAACAGAGCGGTATAGAGGGCACTTGGAGACACAGGCACAGTTGGTCAAGAACCCATGACAGACAGCGCCACTTCCGCCACAATGAACCCCATGACCGTCTGGCTGGATAGCCTCAGCCCCGTATGGCTCCACCTCACCACCTTCGTCATGATGTTCCTGGAAGGCATGGGCATTCCCGGCATTCCCGGCGTGCTGCCGATGCTGGCGCTGGCCGAGTCGATCCATGCGGGGCAGACCACCCTGCTCGAAGCCGTGCTGTGGGGCGTGGCGGGCAACTGGGCGGGCAGCCTGATCGGCTACCGGCTGGCGGCCTCTGCACTCAAACGGCTGCCTGCCTCGTGGCAGCGCGTGGCCCGCAGCCCGCACACCGCCCGGCTGATGACGAGGTGGGGCGGCCTGCTGGTCATCATCAGCCGCACCTTCGGCTCTCTGCGAACGCCCGTCACGCTGTATGCCGGGGCGTCGGGCTACCCGTGGCGGCGCTACCTGATCTTCAGTCTGCTGGGAGCGCTGCTGCATGTGGGCGTGTGGCAGACGCTGCTCTGGCGCTTCGGGCCAGGCATTCTGAAGCGCTTCGAGCAGGCGCAGGGGCAAGCACTGCCGTATGTCGCCCTGCTGATCGGCGCAGGGGTGCTGTGGTGGGTGTGGCGCTGGCAACGCGGCAGGAAACAGCAGAAGCTGGAGCGCGGATAAGCACTCAGGCTGTTCCCACTTCCGGCGACTGCCCTAGAACTTGATCAGGCTCAGGCCGACGAAGACCTGGGTACCCTGCACCTTGCTGACCGATACATCCAGAAAGCGCCCCGCCTTATCTCTCAGCCGTCTGCCCTGCTGCCCGCCGTAATCAGTCTTCATCACGAAGGTATACCCGTGCGCCGTGAACTGCTGCACCAGCGCGTCCAGCTTCAGGGCTTTCGGCGTCACGGCGTACATCTCGTACCAGTTCAGCTTCTGCCCGCTGCCCAGCGACGACATCAGCCCGGCTTTGGAACTGGCGTACCAGTCGTCGCACTTAGGCACGTATCCGGCAGGCGTGGGCAACAGCCCACCCGCGATGAAGCCTTTCTTGACCGGACAGGCGACGGCAGACGACGCCAACAGCAGCAGCGCCAGCAGAACCGGAAAGCGTTTCATGATCCTCAGATTATACGGATTCCGGCCATTCCGTTATCCTCCGAACAACCCCCGGAGGCTAACTCCATTCTGGAATCCGTCCTGTTCCTACTCCCGCTGGTCGGGTTTCGCAGGTATTCCATACCTGTTCAACCGGCATTCGTATTACAGGTCGCGCCGCCGGAAGGCCAGCACGCCCAGCAGCAGCACCAGCACGGCATACACGGCTGTCCAGATCACCAGCCCTGCGCCCAGCGGCGTGGTACTCAGAAAGGGATTGGCTCCGCGTGCCAGTTCGTTGAACTGCCGCAGCGTGTCGGACTGAAGATAGTAACTGGCTCCCAGCCACAGCGCGTTGGTGGGCATCAGGACGTTGGCGACGCGGCCCAGCGAGGTCAGGGTGGGCGTGTTGGCGATCTGCCCGACGCTGCTCATGATGCCGCCCGCGAAGCCCAGGCCATATAGCACGAAGACCCCGATTCCGTTAGACAGCGTGCTGAACAGCGTGCTTCCCAGCACCGTCAGACTGGTCAGCAGCGTGACGCCCAGCAGCATCAGCGAAACAGCCTGAACCGGTTGCGGCGGCAGAAACCCGGTAATCAGGCGCACGCCCAGCAGCAGTGCCGCCGACAGCAGCGCCACGTACACCACATTGACGATGGTAAACCCCAGCCAGCGCCCCAGCACCAGCTGTGCGCGGCTGACCGGACGGGCAATGATCGACTGCATCACGCCGCTTTCGAGGTCGCCGCTGACCGCGCCCACGGTGCTCAGCACACTCATCAGCGAACTCAGGAACGACACCAGATACATGCCGAACAGCGCCGCGAAGGCCACCGACGCGCCGCCCAGCCCCCGGCGCGGCCCGGCGTCCAGCCCAGCATCTACGGCGCGGGCATCGAGGGTGGCCTGAAGCCGGAAGATGCCGAACAGGTAAAAGCCGATGAACAGAGCCGACAGCACCACCAGCACGAGTACCAGCCGCTTTCGCAGCGCTTCCCGCAGACTCAGTTCTGAAATCAGGAGGATGTTGTTCATACCTGGCCTTCCCCACTGGTGTCGATCAGTTCCAGAAACAGCGCTTCCAGGTCGGTGCGGTGCGGCGTCAGGGCGTACAGCTGCACCCCGGCACGGCTGACGATCTGAGCGATGCGCGGAATCAGGGCGTCGTTGGAGAGCTGCACCTGCACGCCCGGTCTGCCGCCCTGCTCCGGCAGCAGCTCCAGCGTGCCCAGCGTGCCCAGTTCGCTGAGCAATTCGGGCGGCAGACGGTCTGCCCGCACCTCCACCGGCACCGCGCCGCCCAGAAGCTGCTGCATCGACCCCTGCCGCAGCACCTGACCCTTCTGCACGAAGGCCACATGGTCGCAGACCTGCTCGACCTCGCTCAGCAGGTGTGAGTTCAGGAACACTGCCACGCCCTGCGCCTTCAGCCCCGCGATGATCTCGCGCACCTCCACCCGCCCAATCGGATCGAGCGCCGAGGTCGGTTCGTCGAGCAGCACCAGTCGGGGCCGCGCCAGAATCGCCTGCGCCAGCCCGGCCCGCTGAAGCATACCCTTGGAATAACCGTTCAGGGCTTCCCCGCCGCGCCCCGGCAGCCCGACCTGTTCCAGCACCTCGGGAATGCGCGTCTGAAGGTCGCTGGCGCTCATGCCCGATAGCCGCCCGTGAAAATTCAGGAATTCGCGGGCCGTCATCCAGGTCTGAAAGCGGAACTGCTCTGGCAGGAATCCGAGCTGACGGCGCACGTCCGGGTTCTGCGGCGAGCCGCCCAGCACCTGCACGCTGCCCGACGTGGGCATCACCAGGCCCAGCAGCATCTTGACGGTGGTGCTCTTGCCTGCGCCGTTCGGCCCCAGGAAGCCGAAGACCTCGCCCGGCCCGACGGTCAGCGAGAGGTCCTGCACGACCGGACGGCCCTTGTACACTTTGCGGAGTTGATGCGTTTCGATAGCCAGGGTCATGGATTCCTTGTGTTGAAGGCGATGCGCGGAAAGTTCCGGGCGTAGACGAGGGGCAGGCAACGGCGCAACTGCTGTGAAGGTAGCGCAGCCGCGTGAGGCAAATCGTCAGCCCGGTAGCAGGGCCAGGGCGGGCCAGCCCGCATCCAGCCAGCCCAGGCACTGTCTGCCCACGAACTCGGCATATTCGCGCCGGGCATGCTGCTCTGCGTCGGCATCGTCCATCCGGCGGTACAGCTCTTCCAGAGAGGCGCACCGCAGCCGGTCTACACGGTCAAAGGCGGCCCTCACCTCGGCATTTCTGAACGACCACGCTCGCACCGCCAGATCGAGTCGGTGATCGAGCCGCGCCACGATCTCACCCAGCAGGAGCATCTGCTCCCGGGCTGTGGCCGCGTGTTCGGCCTGCTGGATCGGCGTGGTGGTGTGGCGCTCCAGCCACACCGCCAGCAGCACACGCCTGAAAACGTCCATCGTCTTGAAGTGGTGATAGAACGACCCTTTCGTGAGGTGCAGCGCCGCGCACAGCCGCTCGATGGTCAGCGCCTGTTCACCCTCGGCGCGGAGCAGTTCGAAGCCCGCCTCGATCCAGTCGCCCTGCTGTCGGCGTACCATCAGCCGAGCAGCGCCCAGACGGTCAGCCCGCCCAGCAGCAGGCACAGCGGCGAGTAGATGAGCAGATTGAGCCGAACGAACGGAGTGCCTGCGGGGGCCGGGCGAATCCGCTGCATGAAGTAGCCCGCGACCCCGCGCAGGAGCAGCACAGCCGCCACTCCAGCAGTCCCCAGCCGCAGCAGCCACGTCGGCAGCCACGTCGCCCACACACCGCCTGTCATCAACAACAATCCGGCAGCCACCAGCAACAGGCCCGCCACTGCCACGCACGCCAGCAGCGGCGGCGGTTTCATTCCTGGCGGGCCACCCACCACCGTGCGGGCCAGCGACTGCGCGTCTCGGCCCGGCCACACGCCGCCCACGCCCCAGTACACGTGCAGGCCAGCAATCAACCCCAGGGC encodes:
- a CDS encoding RNB domain-containing ribonuclease, with the translated sequence MSAFPDLHPETLSAAQRTELELLARGRQDRSRTMRELNQPETPLAAHALLLRLGLWDESRVPFPDRLGVELQTPTLDVPELPLEPRLDLTHLPALAIDDEGNRDPDDALSLEVLEGGMRRLWVHVADVAALVTPDSPLDLEARRRGSTLYLPTHIVGMLPDALVERLGLGLRPQSPALSISIDFDASGQAESVDVHLTTLKVERVSYAQAQARLDAGDPLLTQLFELAKSSRSLREAEGAVTISLPEVLLKVVDGDIRITPLQPYDTRFIVQECMTLAGWAAAIFADDLELALPFATQDPPHRDSPPGNSVPAQWARRKTLSRTRFQPRLGPHSGMGLDAYAQATSPMRRYLDLVVHQQLRAAILEQDTLTGKDIAARVAESQMSSASVRTAERETRRHWTLALMNRTPQRAYEALVVERRGPQATLLIPELALDTTFTTPAPLGSVLRVQTAGVDLAAQTVRVREVTG
- a CDS encoding sensor histidine kinase — protein: MTAARKDPARAAATPHGARQSPPGRSDSLWNSLSLRFKLTLGYAVIFSLSVLLGAGCVYVMAHGSLTRTLDTTLHETASLARGSILEDADGERFSDELQPPPELNIELLSADGRVLDVAGRMLTPAGSSPLPPAQRSLGMITQQGRRVLTERLPSGLLLQVSRPSDTLTALLETLAQVLLAGSALMIGLACVAGYYLADRALKPVDEVARTAATITHSGSYRGRVRAAPGSDEMARLTGTVNSMLDHLEATIERERSFARTAAHELRTPLTALQGRLELALERPREAADYRRSLEIMRGRVDELLSLAQGLLVLAETDRPAHLEPTDLTLQAAEVTTEMYELATRLGKQLDWQRMIEPLPLPQPGTRLEELPPSTLHMMVLAEPLGVRQVLRNLLENALKYGGDRVVVRVSPLSLMVWDSGPGPLMTEWARLTRPFERGPGLQGVSGSGLGLPLVLALAQRWNARVEPQWATHSGDGFGVCLSWAARDPKTMN
- a CDS encoding response regulator transcription factor gives rise to the protein MRLLIVEDDPHIAELLQEGLSEDGYACDVATSASQGASLARLFPYALIILDVMLPEGADAGYVLGRELRGVGTQTPILYLSARSNIEERVTGLDAGGDDYLGKPFALRELRARVRALLRRSSGLARNVLRLPGGWQMDLGGRTVWNGHASEEGGASAPVQADLTRREFALLELLALHPGRAFSRQDIIERLWSGESGVEPKVIDVYVSTLRRKTAEELIDTVRGLGYRLGKMAHEW
- a CDS encoding DedA family protein, producing the protein MTVWLDSLSPVWLHLTTFVMMFLEGMGIPGIPGVLPMLALAESIHAGQTTLLEAVLWGVAGNWAGSLIGYRLAASALKRLPASWQRVARSPHTARLMTRWGGLLVIISRTFGSLRTPVTLYAGASGYPWRRYLIFSLLGALLHVGVWQTLLWRFGPGILKRFEQAQGQALPYVALLIGAGVLWWVWRWQRGRKQQKLERG
- a CDS encoding ABC transporter permease; its protein translation is MNNILLISELSLREALRKRLVLVLVVLSALFIGFYLFGIFRLQATLDARAVDAGLDAGPRRGLGGASVAFAALFGMYLVSFLSSLMSVLSTVGAVSGDLESGVMQSIIARPVSRAQLVLGRWLGFTIVNVVYVALLSAALLLGVRLITGFLPPQPVQAVSLMLLGVTLLTSLTVLGSTLFSTLSNGIGVFVLYGLGFAGGIMSSVGQIANTPTLTSLGRVANVLMPTNALWLGASYYLQSDTLRQFNELARGANPFLSTTPLGAGLVIWTAVYAVLVLLLGVLAFRRRDL
- a CDS encoding ABC transporter ATP-binding protein → MTLAIETHQLRKVYKGRPVVQDLSLTVGPGEVFGFLGPNGAGKSTTVKMLLGLVMPTSGSVQVLGGSPQNPDVRRQLGFLPEQFRFQTWMTAREFLNFHGRLSGMSASDLQTRIPEVLEQVGLPGRGGEALNGYSKGMLQRAGLAQAILARPRLVLLDEPTSALDPIGRVEVREIIAGLKAQGVAVFLNSHLLSEVEQVCDHVAFVQKGQVLRQGSMQQLLGGAVPVEVRADRLPPELLSELGTLGTLELLPEQGGRPGVQVQLSNDALIPRIAQIVSRAGVQLYALTPHRTDLEALFLELIDTSGEGQV
- a CDS encoding TetR/AcrR family transcriptional regulator produces the protein MVRRQQGDWIEAGFELLRAEGEQALTIERLCAALHLTKGSFYHHFKTMDVFRRVLLAVWLERHTTTPIQQAEHAATAREQMLLLGEIVARLDHRLDLAVRAWSFRNAEVRAAFDRVDRLRCASLEELYRRMDDADAEQHARREYAEFVGRQCLGWLDAGWPALALLPG
- a CDS encoding DUF3995 domain-containing protein translates to MGNLPAETVALALGLIAGLHVYWGVGGVWPGRDAQSLARTVVGGPPGMKPPPLLACVAVAGLLLVAAGLLLMTGGVWATWLPTWLLRLGTAGVAAVLLLRGVAGYFMQRIRPAPAGTPFVRLNLLIYSPLCLLLGGLTVWALLG